In Bacillus sp. DX3.1, the following proteins share a genomic window:
- the truA gene encoding tRNA pseudouridine(38-40) synthase TruA, whose product MNNYKLTIQYDGGRYKGWQRLGNNDNTIQGKIESVLSEMVGRDIEIIGCSRTDAGVHALNQVANFMIEENLTEPKVKKYLNQYLPNDISITDVKLVPERFHARYNSKAKTYSYKIWNEEHTNPFMRKYSMHVEKKLNIESMKKAAQYLIGSHDFTAFSNAKSKKKSMVREVYMLDIVENEGFIQIRVSGNGFLHNMVRKIVGALVEVGLGQLDANAIPQILEAKQRNQINCLADASGLYLEKVDF is encoded by the coding sequence ATGAACAATTATAAATTGACGATTCAATATGATGGTGGACGCTATAAGGGATGGCAAAGACTTGGTAATAACGATAATACCATTCAAGGAAAAATTGAAAGTGTATTATCAGAAATGGTCGGAAGAGATATCGAAATTATCGGTTGCAGCAGAACAGATGCTGGTGTACACGCTCTTAACCAAGTAGCTAATTTTATGATTGAGGAGAATTTGACGGAACCTAAAGTTAAAAAGTATTTAAATCAATACTTGCCAAACGATATTAGTATTACTGATGTGAAGCTAGTTCCAGAGCGTTTTCATGCTCGCTATAATTCTAAAGCGAAAACGTATTCATATAAGATTTGGAATGAGGAACATACAAATCCATTTATGCGTAAATATAGCATGCATGTTGAGAAAAAGTTAAATATTGAAAGCATGAAAAAAGCAGCGCAATATTTAATCGGTTCACATGATTTTACTGCTTTTTCAAACGCTAAATCTAAGAAGAAGTCTATGGTTCGAGAAGTATATATGCTCGATATAGTAGAAAATGAAGGTTTCATCCAAATTAGAGTGAGCGGAAACGGATTTCTTCACAATATGGTGAGAAAGATCGTTGGAGCGTTAGTAGAAGTTGGCTTAGGTCAGTTAGATGCTAACGCAATACCACAAATTTTAGAGGCGAAACAACGAAACCAAATCAATTGTCTTGCTGATGCAAGTGGGTTGTATTTGGAGAAGGTTGATTTTTAG